A genomic stretch from Chelmon rostratus isolate fCheRos1 chromosome 14, fCheRos1.pri, whole genome shotgun sequence includes:
- the LOC121617722 gene encoding adapter molecule crk-like produces the protein MAGNFDAEDRDSWYWERLTRHEAVSLLQGQRHGVFLVRDSITSPGDYVLSVSENSKVSHYIINSIKNNRQSGSGSVPSRFRIGDQEFEALAALLEFYKIHYLDTTTLIEPISKAKHTGFVSSSAGVPQQPEEAEFVRALFDFPGNDEEDLPFRKGDILRVLEKPEEQWWNAANQEGRAGMIPVPYVEKYRPASPTAAGLGPPVTGTGQGGQVGGVVGSTDGTGAPQVNPLGDPGQYAQPVVNAQLPNLQNGPVYARAIQKRVPNAYDKTALALEVGDMVKVTKINVNGQWEGECKGKRGHFPFTHVRLLEQHHPDDES, from the exons ATGGCCGGTAATTTTGATGCCGAAGACCGTGATAGCTGGTACTGGGAAAGACTAACTCGCCATGAAGCAGTTTCTCTTTTACAGGGACAGAGACACGGCGTTTTCTTGGTGAGAGACTCAATTACCAGCCCTGGTGACTACGTGCTGTCCGTCTCAGAGAACTCCAAAGTGTCCCATTATATAATCAACAGCATCAAAAACAACCGGCAGTCTGGCTCAG GCTCGGTTCCTTCTCGGTTTCGGATTGGGGATCAGGAGTTTGAGGCGCTGGCGGCCCTGCTAGAGTTTTATAAGATCCACTACCTGGACACCACCACACTCATAGAGCCCATAAGCAAGGCCAAGCACACAGGGTTCGTCAGCTCCTCTGCCGGCGTCCCGCAGCAGCCCGAGGAGGCCGAGTTTGTACGGGCGCTATTTGACTTCCCAGGAAACGATGAGGAGGACCTCCCCTTCCGCAAGGGCGACATCCTCCGCGTGCTGGAGAAGCCGGAGGAGCAGTGGTGGAACGCTGCTAACCAGGAGGGTCGAGCTGGAATGATCCCCGTTCCCTACGTGGAGAAGTACCGGCCTGCCTCGCCTACCGCTGCTGGCCTGGGTCCCCCTGTCACTGGGACTGGACAGGGGGGGCAAGTTGGAGGGGTAGTGGGCAGCACAGACGGAACAGGGGCCCCTCAGGTAAACCCTCTGGGGGACCCGGGCCAGTACGCTCAGCCTGTGGTCAACGCCCAACTCCCTAACCTGCAGAATGGGCCTGTCTACGCCCGAGCCATTCAGAAGAGGGTGCCCAACGCCTACGACAAGACGGCGCTCGCTCTGGAG GTGGGAGACATGGTAAAAGTGACCAAGATCAACGTGAACGGCCAGTGGGAGGGCGAGTGCAAGGGCAAACGAGGCCACTTCCCCTTCACCCACGTCCGACTGTTGGAACAACACCATCCCGATGACGAGAGCTGA